From the Tribolium castaneum strain GA2 chromosome 2, icTriCast1.1, whole genome shotgun sequence genome, one window contains:
- the Mrgn1 gene encoding E3 ubiquitin-protein ligase MGRN1 isoform X2 has product MGSLASRQHAGVEEVDVVSNHAYKYPPRSGNYFGSHFIMGGERFDTPQPESYLFGENSDLNFLGSRPTPFPYPPPQPNEPTKTLKSLVNIRKESLRFVRAPADYSKPAEKNERDIRDIELGKSSTFNIEFTFDCDVRCAITIYYFCTEEFTPSGVTYLPRDPNTTSETFHYKRGANQQFCQMTHVFDPSKYTEEELLYDVDREIIPIAIHCVAEEGAEEMRQSHTTIATAEKLSDGTYVLKALKQKLFVDGLCYLLQEIYGIENKNNDKQSGDDETEDNGSECVICMCDVRDTLILPCRHLCLCNSCADSLRYQANNCPICRAPFRALLQIRALQKCANPNLAQINPPDGSCDNIPPGYEAVSLIEALNGPCIPRQPPSAMPDLVETPESEHAIQAAQILNRSADRTPLKSKGSDPTTPEYGVLMTTRVEEDTKETPKCPLLEQKISSPRLKHRIHDAVKHVNEKSEKDENGDEDSDAEKLSPLLQNSENLRNGSLALNMVDVVEPIDDTDTDHEDIASRPASEKTKTYRSNGEERGDESDYYTPEEPAPTPGPLYESTGATSSVESTPQKLPGTPMSHASARSSGDSYTSGSSTRHLLAVVAHNGLNERAVHI; this is encoded by the exons ATGGGTTCGTTGGCTAGCAGACAACACGCAGGGGTCGAGGAAGTGGACGTGGTGTCAAACCACGCGTACAAGTACCCGCCCAGGTCTG GGAACTACTTCGGGAGCCACTTTATAATGGGGGGCGAGCGCTTCGACACCCCCCAGCCCGAGTCTTACCTCTTCGGCGAGAACTCCGATTTGAATTTCCTGGGCAGTAGACCAACCCCT TTTCCCTACCCCCCGCCCCAGCCTAATGAGCCCACAAAAACGCTCAAAAGTCTGGTGAACATCCGGAAAGAGTCGCTGCGGTTTGTCCGCGCCCCTGCTGATTATTCCAAACCGGCGGAAAAGAACGAGCGGGACATCAGGGATATTGAGCTGGGCAAGAGCTCGACGTTTAATATCGAGTTCACGTTCGATTGTGACGTCAGGTGTGCAATAACAATCTACTATTTTTGTACCGAGGAGTTTACACCAAGTGGAGTCAC GTACTTGCCGCGTGACCCTAACACGACCTCCGAGACTTTTCATTACAAACGCGGTGCGAACCAACAGTTTTGCCAAATGACTCACGTTTTTGATCCCTCGAAGTACACAGAAGAGGAGTTGTTGTATGATGTTGACCGGGAGATTATTCCAATTGCCATTCACTGTGTGGCGGAGGAAGGCGCTGAGG AAATGAGACAATCACACACAACTATCGCCACAGCCGAAAAATTGTCCGACGGTACTTATGTTTTAAAAGCTCTCAAACAGAAATTATTCGTTGACGGTCTTTGCTACCTCCTGCAGGAAATATACGGCATTGAGAACAAAAATAACGACAAG CAATCCGGCGACGACGAGACTGAAGATAACGGTTCGGAATGCGTTATTTGCATGTGCGACGTTCGAGACACTCTGATCCTACCTTGCCGCCACCTGTGTTTGTGTAATTCATGCGCTGACTCGCTCCGTTATCAAGCAAATAATTGCCCGATTTGTCGCGCCCCCTTCCGGGCGCTTTTACAAATTCGGGCATTGCAAAAGTGCGCCAACCCGAATCTGGCTCAAATCAATCCACCAGac GGAAGTTGCGATAATATCCCGCCAGGTTACGAGGCAGTTTCGCTGATTGAGGCCTTGAACGGTCCGTGTATTCCCCGACAGCCCCCATCGGCAATGCCCGACTTGGTCGAGACTCCCGAAAGTGAGCATGCCATTCAAGCTGCCCAGATTTTAAACCGCAGTGCTGATCGCACGCCACTGAAGAGCAAGGGGTCGGACCCTACGACTCCTGAG tatggGGTTTTGATGACGACTCGTGTGGAGGAGGACACTAAGGAGACCCCCAAATGTCCCCTCCTTGAGCAGAAAATTTCAAGTCCGCGTCTGAAGCACCGCATCCACGATGCAGTTAAACACGTTAATGAGAAGTctgaaaaagatgaaaatgGTGATGAAGACAGTGATGCTGAAAAACTGTCTCCTTTGTTGCAAAACAGCGAAAATCTGAGAAATGGGAGTTTGGCGTTGAATATGGTGGATGTGGTTGAGCCTATTGATGATACAGACACGGATCATGAAGATATTGCTTCAAGGCCGGCTtcggaaaaaacaaaaacatatc ggaGCAATGGTGAAGAGCGAGGAGACGAGTCTGATTATTACACTCCTGAAGAGCCAGCCCCGACTCCTGGGCCACTATACGAGAGTACTGGTGCTACTAGTTCTGTTGAAAGTACTCCGCAAAAATTACCGGGGACGCCGATGTCGCATGCTAGTGCTAGAAGTAGTGGGGATAGCTATACTAGCGGGTCAAGCACTAGACATTTGTTGGCTGTTGTGGCTCATAATGGGTTAAATGAAAGAGCTGtacatatttaa
- the Mrgn1 gene encoding E3 ubiquitin-protein ligase MGRN1 isoform X1 — protein MGSLASRQHAGVEEVDVVSNHAYKYPPRRFSEGNYFGSHFIMGGERFDTPQPESYLFGENSDLNFLGSRPTPFPYPPPQPNEPTKTLKSLVNIRKESLRFVRAPADYSKPAEKNERDIRDIELGKSSTFNIEFTFDCDVRCAITIYYFCTEEFTPSGVTYLPRDPNTTSETFHYKRGANQQFCQMTHVFDPSKYTEEELLYDVDREIIPIAIHCVAEEGAEEMRQSHTTIATAEKLSDGTYVLKALKQKLFVDGLCYLLQEIYGIENKNNDKQSGDDETEDNGSECVICMCDVRDTLILPCRHLCLCNSCADSLRYQANNCPICRAPFRALLQIRALQKCANPNLAQINPPDGSCDNIPPGYEAVSLIEALNGPCIPRQPPSAMPDLVETPESEHAIQAAQILNRSADRTPLKSKGSDPTTPEYGVLMTTRVEEDTKETPKCPLLEQKISSPRLKHRIHDAVKHVNEKSEKDENGDEDSDAEKLSPLLQNSENLRNGSLALNMVDVVEPIDDTDTDHEDIASRPASEKTKTYRSNGEERGDESDYYTPEEPAPTPGPLYESTGATSSVESTPQKLPGTPMSHASARSSGDSYTSGSSTRHLLAVVAHNGLNERAVHI, from the exons ATGGGTTCGTTGGCTAGCAGACAACACGCAGGGGTCGAGGAAGTGGACGTGGTGTCAAACCACGCGTACAAGTACCCGCCCAG GCGTTTTTCTGAAGGGAACTACTTCGGGAGCCACTTTATAATGGGGGGCGAGCGCTTCGACACCCCCCAGCCCGAGTCTTACCTCTTCGGCGAGAACTCCGATTTGAATTTCCTGGGCAGTAGACCAACCCCT TTTCCCTACCCCCCGCCCCAGCCTAATGAGCCCACAAAAACGCTCAAAAGTCTGGTGAACATCCGGAAAGAGTCGCTGCGGTTTGTCCGCGCCCCTGCTGATTATTCCAAACCGGCGGAAAAGAACGAGCGGGACATCAGGGATATTGAGCTGGGCAAGAGCTCGACGTTTAATATCGAGTTCACGTTCGATTGTGACGTCAGGTGTGCAATAACAATCTACTATTTTTGTACCGAGGAGTTTACACCAAGTGGAGTCAC GTACTTGCCGCGTGACCCTAACACGACCTCCGAGACTTTTCATTACAAACGCGGTGCGAACCAACAGTTTTGCCAAATGACTCACGTTTTTGATCCCTCGAAGTACACAGAAGAGGAGTTGTTGTATGATGTTGACCGGGAGATTATTCCAATTGCCATTCACTGTGTGGCGGAGGAAGGCGCTGAGG AAATGAGACAATCACACACAACTATCGCCACAGCCGAAAAATTGTCCGACGGTACTTATGTTTTAAAAGCTCTCAAACAGAAATTATTCGTTGACGGTCTTTGCTACCTCCTGCAGGAAATATACGGCATTGAGAACAAAAATAACGACAAG CAATCCGGCGACGACGAGACTGAAGATAACGGTTCGGAATGCGTTATTTGCATGTGCGACGTTCGAGACACTCTGATCCTACCTTGCCGCCACCTGTGTTTGTGTAATTCATGCGCTGACTCGCTCCGTTATCAAGCAAATAATTGCCCGATTTGTCGCGCCCCCTTCCGGGCGCTTTTACAAATTCGGGCATTGCAAAAGTGCGCCAACCCGAATCTGGCTCAAATCAATCCACCAGac GGAAGTTGCGATAATATCCCGCCAGGTTACGAGGCAGTTTCGCTGATTGAGGCCTTGAACGGTCCGTGTATTCCCCGACAGCCCCCATCGGCAATGCCCGACTTGGTCGAGACTCCCGAAAGTGAGCATGCCATTCAAGCTGCCCAGATTTTAAACCGCAGTGCTGATCGCACGCCACTGAAGAGCAAGGGGTCGGACCCTACGACTCCTGAG tatggGGTTTTGATGACGACTCGTGTGGAGGAGGACACTAAGGAGACCCCCAAATGTCCCCTCCTTGAGCAGAAAATTTCAAGTCCGCGTCTGAAGCACCGCATCCACGATGCAGTTAAACACGTTAATGAGAAGTctgaaaaagatgaaaatgGTGATGAAGACAGTGATGCTGAAAAACTGTCTCCTTTGTTGCAAAACAGCGAAAATCTGAGAAATGGGAGTTTGGCGTTGAATATGGTGGATGTGGTTGAGCCTATTGATGATACAGACACGGATCATGAAGATATTGCTTCAAGGCCGGCTtcggaaaaaacaaaaacatatc ggaGCAATGGTGAAGAGCGAGGAGACGAGTCTGATTATTACACTCCTGAAGAGCCAGCCCCGACTCCTGGGCCACTATACGAGAGTACTGGTGCTACTAGTTCTGTTGAAAGTACTCCGCAAAAATTACCGGGGACGCCGATGTCGCATGCTAGTGCTAGAAGTAGTGGGGATAGCTATACTAGCGGGTCAAGCACTAGACATTTGTTGGCTGTTGTGGCTCATAATGGGTTAAATGAAAGAGCTGtacatatttaa
- the RpL10 gene encoding large ribosomal subunit protein uL16 produces the protein MGRRPARCYRYCKNKPYPKSRFCRGVPDPKIRIFDLGKKKATVDDFPLCVHLVSDEYEQLSSEALEAGRICANKYLVKNCGKDQFHIRMRLHPFHVIRINKMLSCAGADRLQTGMRGAFGKPQGTVARVNIGQPIMSVRSSDRFKAQVIEALRRAKFKFPGRQKIYVSKKFGFTKYDREVYDKLKEQGRLAPDGCNVRYRPEHGPLDAWKKVQEELLTV, from the exons ATGGGTAGACGTCCAGCGAGATG TTATCGCTACTGCAAAAACAAGCCGTACCCCAAATCGCGTTTCTGTCGCGGTGTCCCCGACCCGAAAATCCGTATTTTCGACTTGGGCAAGAAGAAAGCAACAGTGGACGACTTCCCACTGTGCGTCCATTTAGTCTCCGATGAGTACGAACAGTTGAGTTCGGAGGCTCTTGAAGCTGGGCGTATTTGCGCCAACAAGTACCTCGTCAAGAACTGCGGTAAAGACCAGTTCCACATTCGCATGAGACTCCATCCGTTCCACGTTATCCGCATCAACAAGATGTTGTCATGTGCTGGAGCCGATAG GCTCCAGACTGGGATGAGAGGAGCCTTCGGGAAGCCCCAAGGCACCGTCGCGCGAGTCAACATTGGCCAGCCGATCATGAGTGTGCGATCTAGCGACAGGTTCAAGGCCCAAGTCATTGAGGCCCTGCGTCGTGCGAAGTTCAAGTTCCCCGGACGCCAGAAAATCTACGTTTCGAAGAAGTTTGGTTTTACGAAATATGACCGCGAAGTGTACGATAAGTTGAAGGAGCAAGGAAGGCTGGCCCCTGACGGTTGCAATGTTCGCTACAGGCCCGAACACGGCCCCCTTGACGCATGGAAAAAGGTACAAGAAGAACTACTAACTGTTTGA
- the LOC659540 gene encoding acylamino-acid-releasing enzyme has protein sequence MSANVDKVVKIYRSLSLVPSLVGAKLINNQSVVHSVWSQRNLERGENTKFVRTIGISPNLSKKYESLPFDITNEQLSTISPSEKYKAVLRTSNDKQFIEVWQNQNLTKIVDLNALDIHGDVYTDGEFRSFEWSPDETKLLYIAELKIPKSEPFYKRCAKKPKSDDSPKAPKGEEFLYRQDWGEQLVGKKRSVIAEYHLEKDEVEILSGLPEDVCPAQVGYSPDGAFVVGVAYKTEPRKLGLIYCTNRPSTIFTLDFAGNYVPFPLNNKAVKCPIFTPDGKNLIWLQRDAGGPHHSAMALMKAPLPLDSKMVPTAVLDFVKTEIRTDNDRNFYGLYNNGFIKRCFASGNRLVVSTNQKNTINTYVIDIDSGKITELIYEDGSQIVLDVCNDVILVSRRNYLMQDKLAICKLPPKESEVPLNWTELTTSSTPEGLENCIYEYLDLVQDGSDSVKTFSAIYLGPKTAPAKSVNLVVWPHGGPHSAFANNFSLESSLFLSLGFGIVFVNYRGSIGAGQDSVNFLPGKIGQSDVSDCILATQTALQKYAWLNPGGVVLFGGSHGGFLVTYLSGKYPDMFKAVVARNPVIDVASMSIISDIPDWCYVEVGFEYTQVGKPSQDALLAMRKASPIEHAHNVKAPTMLQVGCKDLRVPPHQSLEYYHRLKANGVKIKMNLYEDNHPLAQIPNEMDNLINSLLWFQEHL, from the exons ATGTCAGCGAAC GTGGACAAAGTGGTGAAAATATACAGGTCCCTGAGCCTGGTTCCGTCCCTAGTTGGGGCTAAACTAATCAACAATCAGAGCGTTGTCCACAGTGTGTGGTCGCAGAGGAACTTGGAACGCGGcgaaaacaccaaatttgtgAGAACCATCGGGATTTCCCCCAACTTGAGCAAAAAATACGAGTCATTGCCGTTTGACATCACTAATGA ACAACTCTCAACAATCTCACCGTCTGAAAAATACAAAGCCGTTTTGCGCACCTCCAACGACAAACAGTTCATTGAAGTGTGGCAGAACCagaatttgacaaaaatcgttGATTTGAACGCCTTAGACATCCACGGGGACGTCTACACTGATG GCGAATTTCGCTCGTTTGAGTGGTCACCAGACGAAACCAAACTGCTCTACATCGCTGAATTGAAAATTCCCAAATCTGAGCCTTTCTACAAGCGCTGTGCCAAAAAGCCCAAAAGCGACGACTCCCCGAAAGCTCCGAAAGGGGAGGAGTTTCTGTACCGACAAGACTGGGGCGAACAGCTAGTTGGGAAAAAACGCTCAGTTATTGCCGAGTATCACTTGGAAAAAGACGAAGTTGAAATACTGTCTGGTCTCCCAGAGGACGTGTGTCCAGCGCAAGTGGGCTATTCGCCAGATGGGGCCTTCGTGGTGGGGGTGGCGTACAAGACAGAGCCCCGGAAACTGGGGCTCATTTATTGCACCAACAGGCCCAGTACGATATTTACGCTagattttgcaggaaattatG TGCCTTTTCCTTTGAATAATAAGGCCGTGAAATGTCCGATTTTTACTCCAGATGGTAAGAATTTAATCTGGTTGCAGAGGGACGCAGGGGGGCCGCATCATTCGGCTATGGCGCTTATGAAAGCCCCCCTGCCGTTGGATAGCAAG ATGGTGCCAACAGCGGTGTtagattttgtaaaaaccgaaattagaACAGATAATGACAGGAATTTCTATGGGTTGTATAATAATGGGTTTATTAAACGTTGCTTTGCGAGTGGGAATAGATTAGTCGTCTCAACTAATCAGAAAAATACTATCAACACTTACGTCATCGACATTG actCTGGTAAAATCACGGAATTGATTTACGAAGACGGAAGCCAAATCGTTTTGGATGTCTGCAACGACGTTATTCTGGTCAGCCGACGAAATTACCTAATGCAGGACAAACTCGCAATCTGTAAACTGCCCCCAAAAGAGTCCGAAGTGCCCCTAAACTGGACCGAACTCACCACCAGTTCCACTCCAGAGGGCTTAGAAAACTGCATTTACGAGTACCTTGACTTGGTTCAAGACGGAAGCGATAGCGTCA AAACTTTCTCTGCCATTTACTTGGGCCCCAAAACCGCCCCTGCAAAATCAGTGAATCTGGTGGTTTGGCCGCACGGTGGCCCCCACAGCGCTTTCGCCAACAATTTCTCCCTCGAATCCTCGCTATTCCTCTCGCTCGGATTCGGGATCGTCTTCGTCAATTATCGGGGCTCAATCGGGGCCGGACAAGACAGCGTCAACTTCCTCCCGGGCAAGATCGGCCAATCGGACGTCTCCGACTGCATTCTCGCCACCCAAACCGCACTGCAGAAGTACGCGTGGTTGAACCCTGGCGGTGTGGTGCTTTTCGGGGGTTCCCATGGCGGCTTCCTCGTCACGTATTTGAGTGGGAAGTACCCGGACATGTTCAAGGCTGTGGTGGCCCGCAATCCGGTCATTGATGTCGCCTCGATGAGCATCATCTCGGACATTCCCGACTGGTGTTACGTCGAAGTTGGCTTCGAGTACACCCAGGTTGGGAAACCTAGCCAAGACGCGCTACTTGCCATGCGCAAGGCTTCGCCCATCGAGCATGCGCACAACGTCAAAGCGCCCACTATGCTGCAAGTGGGGTGCAAGGACTTGCGGGTGCCCCCACACCAAAGTCTGGAGTACTACCACAGATTGAAAGCAAACGGGgttaaaattaa GATGAATTTATACGAAGATAATCACCCCCTAGCCCAAATTCCTAACGAAATGGACAACTTGATAAATTCATTGCTATGGTTCCAGGAACATCTCTAG